CACAGCATATTGGACAAATGTTGCAACAAGCTCCTTATAATTTATAAGGTTTTCATAAGTTGGGCTATTTAGAAGAACCTTTCCCTTCTCCTCTATTTTTAAGATAAGGCCTGAAAGCTCCTCCTTTAATGCCTTCAGGGTTTCTTCCCTGATTTTTTCAGCAAATGGATGTTGTTTTTCCTCCTTTTCCTTTACTATTTGTGCCTTTTTTGTCCTTTTTCCCCTTCCTACACCCATTGCCTCCTCAAATTCCTTAAACCTTGTATGTGCCTCTTCAACCTTCATCTTTATACCTTTTTTCTATCTGCTTCATATTATCCCTCCCATATCTTTCAAGGAAGGCATTTGCAATGATAAATGCTGTCATTGCCTCTCCAATAAAAGATGCGGCTGGGACAGCACAGACATCAGCCCTTTCAACAACAGCTTTTGTTTGTTCCTTTGTCTCTATATTTACTGATAAAAGGGGCTTCTTTAGGGTTGGAATGGGTTTCATAGCACATCGGACAATAATTGGCTCTCCATTGCTTACTCCGCCCTCAATTCCACCTGCATTGTTTGTCTTTCTATAGAATTTATTTTTGTAAAATATCTCATCGTGTGTTTCTTTTCCAAACCTCTTTGCCGCTTCAAAACCAAGGCCAATTTCAACGCCCTTTATTCCAGGAATGCTCATCAATGCAAAGGCAAGAAGGGAATCAAGCCTTTTATCCCAATGGACATAAGAACCCAAGCCAACAGGAACATTCGTTGCCCTTACCTCAAATATTCCACCAAGTGTATCGCCATCTTCTGATGCTTTGTCTATTTCTTTTATCATTAGCTTTTCTTTTATGGAATCTGCACAGAATAAAGGTGAACCATTTATTTCAGCATATGTTTTAGGAGACCTCTTTGTCCTTATCTTTCCAATTGAAACAACATATCCTAAAACATCAATACCAAAATTAGAAAGAAAGCCCT
Above is a genomic segment from bacterium containing:
- a CDS encoding YaaR family protein — translated: MKVEEAHTRFKEFEEAMGVGRGKRTKKAQIVKEKEEKQHPFAEKIREETLKALKEELSGLILKIEEKGKVLLNSPTYENLINYKELVATFVQYAVQNIWQLEEKKSGRFAKTQKVHLILKRIDENLLLLTDEVLKKERDVLRLASTIDEIQGLLIDLFS
- the aroC gene encoding chorismate synthase produces the protein MLRFLTAGESHGPSLTVILEGLPAGLFIDKEKINCQLARRQMGYGRGGRMKIEKDEIEITGGVRKGYTLGSPLCMNIKNRDWENWREKWDKVEPILSPRPGHADLAGAIKYGHSDIRNVLERASARETAARCAVGCVCKGFLSNFGIDVLGYVVSIGKIRTKRSPKTYAEINGSPLFCADSIKEKLMIKEIDKASEDGDTLGGIFEVRATNVPVGLGSYVHWDKRLDSLLAFALMSIPGIKGVEIGLGFEAAKRFGKETHDEIFYKNKFYRKTNNAGGIEGGVSNGEPIIVRCAMKPIPTLKKPLLSVNIETKEQTKAVVERADVCAVPAASFIGEAMTAFIIANAFLERYGRDNMKQIEKRYKDEG